A genomic region of Christiangramia sp. OXR-203 contains the following coding sequences:
- the pdxH gene encoding pyridoxamine 5'-phosphate oxidase: MNKNLNDYRKSYKKDRIEDDAIPQDPLQFFQDWFNQADNSDDILEANAMNIATVGKDMVPKSRIILLKAFGLVGFHFYTNYSSDKGKALAENPNCCLSFFWPELEKQVIIQGTAVKISEEESEAYFHSRPKGSQLGAMASDQSSVIPSREYLEEKLSSLEEKYDSKEIPKPKDWGGYVFQPEIFEFWQGRESRLHDRIRYKKITNSWNYERLAP, translated from the coding sequence ATGAACAAAAATCTAAACGATTACCGTAAATCCTACAAAAAAGATCGAATAGAAGATGATGCTATACCTCAGGACCCTCTACAATTCTTTCAGGATTGGTTCAACCAGGCTGATAACTCAGATGATATCCTTGAAGCCAATGCGATGAACATCGCTACGGTTGGAAAAGATATGGTACCAAAGTCACGAATTATTCTATTGAAAGCTTTCGGACTGGTGGGATTTCATTTCTATACAAATTACTCTTCAGATAAAGGAAAGGCTCTGGCTGAAAATCCTAACTGTTGCCTGTCATTTTTCTGGCCAGAACTGGAAAAACAGGTCATCATCCAGGGAACTGCAGTAAAAATTTCCGAAGAAGAGTCGGAAGCATATTTTCATTCGAGACCTAAAGGGAGTCAGCTGGGGGCCATGGCATCAGATCAAAGTTCTGTAATTCCTTCGAGGGAATATCTTGAAGAAAAATTATCCAGTCTTGAAGAAAAATATGATTCAAAAGAAATTCCGAAGCCAAAAGACTGGGGAGGATATGTGTTCCAGCCAGAAATTTTTGAATTCTGGCAGGGAAGGGAAAGCCGTTTGCATGACCGCATACGCTACAAAAAAATTACGAACTCCTGGAATTACGAACGTTTAGCACCATAA
- a CDS encoding SixA phosphatase family protein, with protein MKRLILVRHGKSSWENELPDHKRPLKKRAYKDAELVLKNFRNFYQQGGLFWTSYAVRAHETAKLFKKNLNITDPDFEVKEELYTFNQNELLREIQQCPDDRDQLIVFGHNPAMTILVNFLGDKKFDNVPTTGLTVIDFEADSWRNIDNGKTILHLFPKNLR; from the coding sequence ATGAAGCGATTAATATTAGTAAGACATGGTAAATCATCCTGGGAGAATGAGCTTCCGGATCACAAACGACCATTAAAGAAAAGAGCTTATAAGGATGCTGAGCTGGTTCTAAAAAACTTCCGGAACTTCTATCAGCAAGGTGGATTGTTTTGGACCAGTTACGCAGTTCGCGCACATGAAACTGCGAAGCTTTTTAAGAAGAATCTGAATATAACAGATCCAGATTTTGAAGTAAAAGAAGAGCTTTATACCTTCAATCAAAACGAATTACTTAGAGAGATACAGCAATGTCCTGATGACCGGGATCAACTTATTGTTTTTGGCCATAATCCGGCTATGACAATCCTCGTTAATTTTCTTGGAGATAAGAAATTCGATAATGTTCCAACAACTGGCCTCACGGTGATCGATTTTGAAGCTGATTCATGGCGAAATATTGACAATGGAAAGACCATTTTACATCTATTTCCTAAAAATCTCCGCTAG
- the ppk1 gene encoding polyphosphate kinase 1, which translates to MANKKYTNRELSWLSFNARVLQEAADETVPLIERLRFLGIFSNNLDEFFKVRYATVKRIDLAGKAAKSVLGGIKASKLLEAITKIVIDQQSESLKILEDIQEKLKEHNIHVINENEVTYKQQDFIKNYFLSKVSPALVTIILNELPEMPSLKDSAAYLAVKMVMAEEVEQKDGINRILKRKTKEKRYVLIEIPRNIERFVVLPEENGKQYIILLDDLIRYNLHTIFNIFDYESLSAHMIKITRDAGLDLDSDLSKSFIEKISDSVKDRIKGDPVRFVYDKNIDSETLTYLMNKMGIESTDSIIPGGRYHNRRDYMDFPSLGRPELQFEKREPLPIPGLILQTSVLKGIAEKDYLLYTPYQSFAYVVKFLREAALDPKVKTIKITIYRLAKISHIASSLINAVKNGKKVTVQIELRARFDEVANIRYAEQMQEEGVNLIFGVPGLKVHCKTCVIEREEEGKLKRYGFISTGNFNENTSRLYTDYTLFTADAAILKEIDMVFEFFETNYKVNKYKHLIVSPHYTRNVIYSLIQAEIDNAKNGKPAGIRLKLNSLSDNGVIDKLYMASKAGVKIKLIVRGICCLNPGIEGISDNIEAISIVDKFLEHPRVYIFENGGNRKVYISSADFMTRNLDQRVEISCPIYDEDIKQELIETFEISWSDNVKARTHCRGMDNPYRPTDGERVRSQFALYDYYLRKTEIYE; encoded by the coding sequence ATGGCTAACAAGAAATATACGAACCGCGAATTAAGCTGGTTAAGCTTTAATGCGAGAGTTTTACAGGAAGCGGCAGACGAAACAGTGCCCCTGATCGAGAGATTGAGATTCCTGGGAATCTTCTCAAATAACCTTGATGAGTTCTTTAAGGTACGTTATGCCACCGTTAAAAGAATTGATCTTGCCGGGAAAGCCGCCAAAAGTGTTCTTGGCGGAATTAAAGCGAGTAAACTTCTAGAAGCAATTACTAAAATTGTTATAGATCAACAGTCTGAAAGTCTTAAGATCCTCGAAGATATACAGGAAAAGCTGAAGGAGCATAATATCCATGTCATTAATGAGAATGAAGTGACCTATAAGCAGCAGGACTTCATTAAAAACTATTTTTTAAGCAAAGTTAGTCCGGCCCTGGTTACCATTATCCTGAATGAACTTCCTGAAATGCCGTCATTAAAGGATTCCGCAGCATATCTGGCGGTGAAGATGGTGATGGCCGAAGAAGTAGAACAGAAAGATGGGATAAACAGGATCCTAAAGAGAAAAACTAAGGAAAAGCGATATGTATTAATTGAGATCCCGCGGAATATTGAACGTTTTGTAGTACTCCCGGAGGAAAATGGTAAGCAATATATTATTCTTCTTGATGACCTCATTCGGTATAACCTGCATACAATTTTTAATATTTTTGATTACGAAAGTCTTTCGGCACACATGATCAAAATTACGCGGGACGCGGGATTGGATCTGGATAGCGATCTTAGTAAAAGTTTTATAGAAAAGATTTCAGACAGTGTGAAGGACCGAATAAAAGGAGATCCTGTTCGATTTGTTTATGATAAAAATATTGATAGCGAGACTCTTACTTATTTGATGAATAAAATGGGTATCGAATCTACAGATAGTATCATTCCTGGTGGACGATATCACAACAGGAGGGACTATATGGATTTCCCAAGTCTGGGACGGCCAGAGCTACAATTCGAAAAACGGGAACCTTTGCCAATTCCCGGCCTGATTCTTCAAACAAGTGTACTAAAAGGTATTGCTGAAAAGGATTACTTATTGTATACACCTTATCAAAGTTTTGCTTATGTAGTTAAATTCCTGAGAGAAGCAGCCCTGGATCCTAAGGTTAAAACAATTAAAATCACAATTTACAGGCTGGCAAAGATTTCACATATCGCCAGTTCCCTGATCAACGCGGTTAAAAACGGCAAAAAAGTTACAGTTCAAATCGAATTGCGAGCGAGGTTCGATGAAGTGGCGAATATTCGTTACGCCGAACAAATGCAGGAAGAAGGTGTCAATTTGATTTTTGGAGTTCCGGGACTTAAAGTACATTGTAAAACCTGTGTGATAGAGCGTGAAGAGGAAGGTAAACTCAAGAGATACGGTTTCATAAGTACAGGAAACTTTAATGAAAATACCTCGAGGCTTTATACAGATTATACGCTGTTCACTGCAGATGCTGCCATCCTGAAGGAAATAGATATGGTCTTTGAATTTTTTGAGACGAATTACAAGGTGAACAAGTACAAGCACTTGATCGTTTCACCGCACTATACAAGAAATGTTATTTATAGTCTTATCCAGGCTGAAATTGATAATGCGAAGAACGGAAAACCTGCAGGTATAAGGTTAAAGCTGAATAGTTTGTCAGACAATGGAGTGATCGACAAATTATACATGGCTAGCAAGGCCGGAGTAAAGATCAAATTGATCGTTCGAGGAATCTGTTGCCTGAATCCGGGTATTGAAGGAATTAGTGATAACATAGAGGCTATTAGCATTGTAGATAAATTTCTAGAGCATCCAAGGGTTTATATTTTCGAGAATGGTGGAAATCGTAAGGTTTACATTTCATCTGCAGATTTTATGACTAGAAATCTGGATCAACGAGTGGAAATTTCCTGTCCTATTTACGATGAGGATATCAAGCAGGAACTTATAGAAACATTTGAAATTAGCTGGAGTGATAATGTGAAAGCCAGAACACATTGCAGAGGCATGGACAATCCCTATCGACCTACCGATGGTGAAAGGGTTAGATCCCAGTTCGCGCTATATGATTATTATTTAAGAAAAACTGAAATTTACGAATGA
- a CDS encoding exopolyphosphatase has translation MIKQKNFAAIDIGSNAVRLLVSTITEKEGKEPMFRKTSLVRVPIRLGADVFLKKKVSEKNTMRMIDTMHAFNLLMKSHGVEKYKAYATSAMREATNGNEIAAIIKEKSGINIEIIDGSHEAAIIAATDLHALIQNDCNYLYVDVGGGSTEYTMYSNGKTVASRSFKVGTVRMMEDLVEHHTWEEMREWVKETTRDYDDIDLIGSGGNINNIFKTSAKKEGKALSLKYMKDYDEKLNSYTYEERITELNLKNDRADVIIPATKIYVNSMKWARANWIHVPKIGLADGIIKSLYNDSKRKKV, from the coding sequence ATGATCAAACAAAAGAATTTCGCTGCTATAGATATTGGATCCAACGCCGTAAGACTGTTGGTGTCAACTATTACTGAAAAGGAAGGTAAAGAACCAATGTTTCGCAAAACCTCGCTGGTACGTGTTCCTATAAGACTTGGTGCAGATGTATTTCTGAAGAAGAAAGTTTCAGAAAAGAATACCATGCGCATGATCGATACTATGCACGCCTTTAATCTCTTGATGAAATCTCATGGTGTGGAGAAATACAAGGCTTACGCAACTTCGGCAATGCGGGAAGCGACTAATGGTAACGAGATTGCTGCTATAATTAAAGAGAAATCTGGAATTAATATTGAGATCATTGATGGATCTCATGAAGCTGCGATCATCGCCGCAACAGATCTGCATGCACTTATCCAAAACGATTGTAATTATTTATATGTGGATGTTGGGGGTGGAAGTACAGAATACACTATGTATAGTAATGGGAAAACGGTAGCTTCCAGATCGTTCAAAGTTGGAACTGTTAGAATGATGGAGGACCTTGTTGAGCATCATACCTGGGAAGAAATGCGCGAATGGGTGAAAGAAACTACCAGGGATTACGATGATATCGATCTTATAGGTTCCGGAGGAAACATCAACAATATTTTCAAGACCAGTGCGAAGAAGGAAGGAAAGGCTCTTAGTTTGAAGTATATGAAAGACTATGACGAAAAGCTGAATTCTTATACTTACGAGGAGCGAATCACCGAACTGAATCTAAAGAATGACCGCGCAGATGTGATCATTCCAGCTACAAAGATCTATGTAAATTCCATGAAATGGGCTCGTGCCAACTGGATACATGTACCTAAAATTGGACTTGCAGATGGGATAATTAAATCTCTATATAATGATTCTAAGAGGAAAAAGGTCTAA
- a CDS encoding tRNA-(ms[2]io[6]A)-hydroxylase: protein MLGLKLPTDPRWADIAEKNIEDILVDHAYCEQKAASTAISLIVSFPEYSDLVNAMTALAREEMGHFKMVHDRLLNMGFKMGWDRKDEYVIQLLKFFPKGGSRSTQLVHRLLIAGLIEARSCERFRLLSEELEDKDLAKFYRDLMISEANHYTMFLKFARQYGEDRKVVDQKWEDLLEFEAKIMKDLGTKESIHG from the coding sequence ATTACCTACAGACCCGAGATGGGCTGATATTGCAGAGAAAAACATTGAAGATATTCTTGTTGATCACGCATACTGTGAACAAAAAGCGGCTTCTACAGCGATCTCTCTCATAGTAAGTTTCCCGGAATATTCTGACCTGGTGAACGCCATGACCGCACTTGCAAGAGAAGAAATGGGGCATTTTAAAATGGTACACGACCGGCTGCTAAATATGGGTTTTAAAATGGGTTGGGATCGTAAAGATGAATATGTTATACAACTTTTAAAGTTTTTCCCTAAAGGTGGCAGCAGATCCACTCAACTGGTACATCGTCTTCTTATTGCTGGTTTGATCGAAGCCCGTAGTTGCGAACGTTTCAGACTACTTTCTGAAGAACTGGAAGATAAAGATCTGGCAAAATTTTACCGTGACTTGATGATAAGCGAAGCCAACCACTATACGATGTTCCTGAAGTTCGCCCGGCAATATGGCGAAGACCGGAAAGTAGTAGATCAAAAATGGGAAGATCTACTGGAATTTGAAGCTAAGATTATGAAGGATCTGGGAACAAAGGAAAGTATTCACGGTTAG